The Nitrospira sp. nucleotide sequence GCGGGCGGCTGAGGAGTGGGTCGGACGATGGTAGCGGAAAAAATATTGATTGTGGACGATGAACCGGAGGCCATTGAAAATTGCCGCAGGATTCTGAGCCGGCACCGGTACGAGTGCGTGGCGGAAGCCGATGCCCACCGGGCTCTGGAGATCATCGAGCGGGAACGGCCTCAGGTGTTGCTTACGGACATCCGGATGCCGGGTCTCGACGGCATCGAATTGTTGAAGGCTGCTAAGCGCATTGATCCCGCAATCAAAGTGGTGCTGGTGACCGCCTATGCGTCCCTTCAGACCGCGGTGGAGTCCATGCGCTTCGGGGCTTTCGATTACCTCGCCAAGCCGTTTACGGGCAAAGAACTGCGCGGAGTGATTCAGCGGGCGCTCGGGGAAGATTCAGTCCATGTGAATGAGGAGGAGCCGGCGACAGCTCCACCGGCCTCGCGCGTGAGTCAGATTGTAGCGGCAGAACCGGTACTGGCGGGCGACACTCCCTCGATCTGCGCGGTTCGCGGTGTGATTGAGCGCATCGCCCAAACGGAGGCTGCCGTGTGGCTGTTGGGTGAAAGCGGGACCGGAAAAGAGCGCATGGCCCGCGTGATTCATGCCGGCAGTCTTCGTCGGTCCAAACCCTTCATCTCGGTTGACTGTCAGGCCTCAGACGAAGCCCTCGTCGAATGGGAGTTGTTCGGCGGGCTCGCGTCGCAGGGTGTAAGAGCGGGTAGCGCCAGGACAGGGTTGTTGGAATCTGCGGATGGAGGGACCTTGTTCCTGGATGAAGTTGAGGCTCTGAGTGTGCGGCTCCAGGCCAAGCTCCTGCGGGTGTTGAAAGAGCGACGGGGACGCCGAGGAAACGGGGCCACCTTCTATCCGCTGGATGCGCGGGTCGTGGCCGCGTCCACGCATGATCTTCGAAAGGCCTGCCATGCCGGGGAGTTTCGAGAGGATCTCTATCAATATCTGAGCATTGTGCCGATCGTGGTGCCGCCGTTGCGTCAACGTGTGGAGGATATCGATCTCCTGTCGCGTCGATTCATGGAGCCGCTGTGGCTCAGGAAACATCGGACGCTGCCTTCTGTATTCGGCTTTACTCCGGACGCGCTGGCCCGGTTGAGTGAGTATAGCTGGCCCGGCAACGTGCACGAACTGCAGCGCGTGGCAGAGCGCGCGGTCGTATTGGCCGATGGGCCGGTCATCGATCGCTCGTACCTTCCCGATAATATTCAGGCTGAGTAATCCCCGTTTCCGCCTCCATGCCCGGTCTCTCGATCTGACGGTCATTTGTACCGCGCCGCCACAGTTCCACACCGTCCTCTGCATAAAACGATGGACAGCGCTATCCGATTGATTTTATTTCGTGCTTTGCCGTTCACCCGTTTCGTGATGGGACAGCGAAGTCCCATTCTCCGAAAAACTTCTTCATACGGGGCAGCATGGCCGAGAGCCTGGAAACCAGCATGGGCAGCGGGATTTGGCTGGTCGTCCTGTCCCAATGCGGATGGCACTGT carries:
- a CDS encoding sigma-54 dependent transcriptional regulator, yielding MVAEKILIVDDEPEAIENCRRILSRHRYECVAEADAHRALEIIERERPQVLLTDIRMPGLDGIELLKAAKRIDPAIKVVLVTAYASLQTAVESMRFGAFDYLAKPFTGKELRGVIQRALGEDSVHVNEEEPATAPPASRVSQIVAAEPVLAGDTPSICAVRGVIERIAQTEAAVWLLGESGTGKERMARVIHAGSLRRSKPFISVDCQASDEALVEWELFGGLASQGVRAGSARTGLLESADGGTLFLDEVEALSVRLQAKLLRVLKERRGRRGNGATFYPLDARVVAASTHDLRKACHAGEFREDLYQYLSIVPIVVPPLRQRVEDIDLLSRRFMEPLWLRKHRTLPSVFGFTPDALARLSEYSWPGNVHELQRVAERAVVLADGPVIDRSYLPDNIQAE